Genomic segment of Malus domestica chromosome 15, GDT2T_hap1:
CGAAAATATACGTAAGCAGTGAGTTTAGTTAAAGATAATACACTCAAAATGTTGGATCTGATTGTAGTATTAAATTGAAATTAGTCAGTTGACACAAATCAAATAGCGTCGAATTTTACATCTCTTTCCGCATCACAGCAACAAGTTATTACTCTGTGTGTCCCTGTTGCAGGATATTAGAAGAGATCTAGGCATATCAATAATTCCAGAAGAGAAGGTGCAATTGCAAAAGGTAGCTGTgcttttcagttttcatttaaAGCAGTGGTATTTGTTTGGGAGGAATGTGCTTTCAATTTTTCTGATGATATTTTTCTCTGGTAAACAGACAGATGCTAAAACGTGTGAAAAATGCGGCCACAATGAGCATACATATTACTCCCGACAGGTATGCTAGAATCGCTCAATCATCTAAgtatcttttcttctttctttttcgagTCGTCTAATTATCTTTTATGCTGCCTTGCCTTCTTTCTTTGATACGGGTCTAGATGAGGTCGGCAGATGAAGGGGCCACTACTTTCTATGTGTGCACCAATTGCCAGCACCAATTTACTGAGAATTGATATATACCGGAGATTGGAAGAGATTATGGGACATGTTCCTAACAACTCTAAAGATTTATGCCTTGTATTGAGTGTATATTTAAGATTTAACAGATATGAGATCAAGGTTTGAAGTCATACCGAACGTGTTTTTTCACCAACACAGATTTGTCAGCTATAAGATTTATGATTCTGTGGTTTTGCTTCCGCCATATTAAAGGGGAATATGATTGTGCCGAAATGAAATATGTGCTGCTAGAGTTTTGTATATGTCCTTGGGAACATGGCTAGAACGATCGGAATAAAACCTCAAGTGATCAAAACTTTACATATCGATGGTATGTTGCTCAAATATCGACTGTATAACATTTAAAGACTGACAAAGTAGCAAATAGATGTTGGTAACGTACTCAAAAACGGATAATTTCAATAACTAGGATTTGAAAAACCAACGTCCTAAAAATCGTTAGGTGCTAGTCGGGCGGTGGGTAggggcctagtgcctaggcggctaggtgggcagatttatgtaaatttattatatatcttgtaaataactAACCTATTTACacctgaaaaaaaataaaaaataaaaaaaaactatacttgtataaaatgcaaaatagaaGTAGAAAAATACACAAATTATATACATCCAAAAaattcaatatttaaaaaacaagaagcatataatcataatgAGGAGGATTTGGATGACAGACTaaattcttcttgttcttgAATCATAATCCTTGCATTGGATTGGACATATACTAAATTATTTAACTTTGTTGTATctagtttatttcttttctttgtatgtaTCAAAAATGCTCAAATTCGTTTCACTATTGGATAAACTTGCAGTAAATCCATTATTTACAAATTAGctacatcaaaaaaaaaaaaatatatatatatatatacataaaattCGCTTAGGACCACTTAGCTGCAGACCGATTTTTTGAAACGATTTGCCTAAAATCGAAACGGGCCTTTATCGTCTAAcacctaggcggccgcctaaaccgatttttagaacactgtgAAAAACACACTTTGACCAATTCCCCAATTAAAAAACTTGAAACTCTCTATTTAAGTCAGAAAACATTCATATCATTATTATTTGGAGaccaacaaaaggaaaaacaaatttgaaaagaaaaagaaaaacatcctttggtattttttttgtgCACCCCAATAAAAAACACAGGTGGCGATCACAAATTTCCTCAAGGAGAAGTGAGGAGAGGGATTACATGATTAATTTATCATCACGAATTAACCCTCTCACTTGCCTTTATTTACACAACTGACACCTACAAACCAAACCATGATCACCAACTACTAAGACAACCACCCAACCATTCATCGGAGACGTAACAGACGGCAGAGGTTGTCGGTTGCTCCGGCGTCGACCCCTGCTGCAGCCTCGGCGTTGCAACCAAGCCTTGGCTGCAGAGAAAACCTTGGCAGGGGCAGGCTACTCGGAGGTGGTGAGAGAGTGAAAATGGAACCTGAAAACTTCTCCATATCACCCacaccgccaccgccaccgaGACTCTTACCAATGGACGATGAGAAAACCCTAGTAACATCTATGGGAAGATCATTCGGATCGGGACCCAAACGGTTGGTGGAAGCGATCAAACACTCAGATATCGCTTTGAAGTCCTGCTTATTagcttcttctttcttggaGGGCTTAGATTTCGGCTTTTTCGGGGTGAGAGATTGGCTTCTGGTGATCATGTTGTTGGTCTTCCTGGCGGCGGGAGGGCGGGAGGCGCTGCGAGTACGCGATGGAAGAGACGGCAGAGACTGGTGGTGATAAGGAGGTCTGTTGGGAACCGGCAGAGGAAGGAGAGGCGGATTTTGATGCTGCTGCCTCTGCGCCTGTTGAAGATGTTGGTAGCGGTAGTggttgaagagagagagagaaggtggaGGAGCTTGGAGGAGACCTCCTTGGAAGTTGTAATTTATGGGAGCAAGATTTTCAGAGCTTCTTCTCACCATTTTCATCTGCTTGCAGGCAGAGATTGGTTGCTCTACAACAACAGTTTCCATAGCCGAAAATTGCAGTTTTTCTGAATTTTGATGTgtaaatataa
This window contains:
- the LOC103450368 gene encoding uncharacterized protein — its product is MPLLQYSKIYDIRRDLGISIIPEEKVQLQKTDAKTCEKCGHNEHTYYSRQMRSADEGATTFYVCTNCQHQFTEN
- the LOC103450369 gene encoding uncharacterized protein, which gives rise to METVVVEQPISACKQMKMVRRSSENLAPINYNFQGGLLQAPPPSLSLFNHYRYQHLQQAQRQQHQNPPLLPLPVPNRPPYHHQSLPSLPSRTRSASRPPAARKTNNMITRSQSLTPKKPKSKPSKKEEANKQDFKAISECLIASTNRLGPDPNDLPIDVTRVFSSSIGKSLGGGGGVGDMEKFSGSIFTLSPPPSSLPLPRFSLQPRLGCNAEAAAGVDAGATDNLCRLLRLR